Proteins encoded by one window of Orbaceae bacterium BiB:
- the lplT gene encoding lysophospholipid transporter LplT has protein sequence MDNQTLLNRGIVATMLAQFFSAFADNALLFAILALIKNLHYPDWSKPVLQMVFVIAFIVTAPFVGQIADSYSKGRVMLISNLLKLLGAMIICVGVSPFLGYVLVGIGAACYSPAKYGILGELTSGDNLVKANGLIEASTIAAILLGSVAGGYISDLHITASIITCIIMFGIAMVANLFIPKLKPARKNVTWNLIGMVNDFVHSAKVLLTHQQARITLVGTSLFWGAGITLRFLLIDWVPLVLNRHDNTTPTILNAVVAIGIVFGAGLAAKCINMENTKRCIPAGILMGIAVICFTLQSSMVFSYLLLVIIGMLGGFFLVPLNALLQNFGKNTIGAGSAIAVQNFSEYSAMMVMLGLYSAAIAIGLPVIVIGVGFGVLFSLAIVVLLHWSRKLA, from the coding sequence ATGGACAATCAAACTTTATTAAATCGTGGTATAGTTGCGACCATGCTTGCTCAGTTCTTCTCTGCTTTTGCTGATAATGCTTTACTGTTTGCTATTTTGGCATTGATTAAAAATCTCCATTATCCCGATTGGAGTAAACCAGTACTACAGATGGTATTTGTTATTGCTTTTATTGTGACAGCTCCTTTTGTTGGACAAATTGCTGATAGTTATTCGAAAGGACGAGTGATGCTGATTTCGAATTTATTAAAACTATTAGGGGCCATGATTATCTGTGTTGGTGTTAGTCCTTTCTTAGGTTATGTGTTAGTTGGAATTGGTGCAGCATGCTATTCACCAGCTAAATATGGCATTTTGGGGGAATTAACGAGTGGTGATAATTTAGTTAAAGCAAATGGATTAATTGAAGCATCAACAATCGCTGCGATACTGTTAGGTAGTGTTGCAGGAGGATATATATCAGATCTTCATATTACTGCATCAATTATTACCTGCATAATTATGTTCGGCATTGCGATGGTTGCCAATTTATTTATCCCTAAGTTAAAACCTGCTAGAAAAAATGTGACGTGGAATCTTATTGGTATGGTCAACGATTTTGTTCATTCAGCAAAGGTGCTATTAACACATCAGCAGGCAAGGATTACTTTAGTTGGAACTAGTCTATTTTGGGGAGCGGGTATTACTTTACGCTTTTTATTAATTGATTGGGTACCGTTAGTATTGAATCGTCATGATAATACAACGCCAACGATTTTAAATGCCGTCGTTGCAATTGGTATTGTATTTGGAGCTGGCTTGGCTGCTAAATGTATTAATATGGAAAATACTAAACGCTGTATTCCCGCTGGGATATTGATGGGAATAGCGGTCATCTGTTTTACATTGCAAAGTAGTATGGTTTTTTCTTATTTATTACTGGTAATTATTGGTATGCTTGGCGGATTCTTTCTTGTTCCACTCAATGCACTATTACAAAATTTTGGTAAAAATACTATTGGTGCAGGTAGCGCGATCGCGGTACAAAACTTTAGTGAATATAGTGCAATGATGGTCATGTTAGGACTCTATTCTGCAGCTATTGCAATCGGTTTACCAGTGATTGTAATTGGCGTTGGCTTTGGAGTGCTCTTTTCTCTCGCTATTGTTGTTCTATTACATTGGTCAAGAAAATTAGCTTAA
- the aas gene encoding bifunctional acyl-ACP--phospholipid O-acyltransferase/long-chain-fatty-acid--ACP ligase, which yields MVLKIIKIILKVLFHVRIKGNLNNFNQDKLIITSNHVSFLDGVLLGVFLPVKPVFAIYSGYIDHWVVNIAKRYVDFVPMDPTNPMAIKRLVREVNKGRSIVIFPEGRITITGSLMKIYDGTAFVAAKSQATIVPIWIEGAEFTTTSRLKGIFKRRLFPTITIHVLEPTSIAMPNAKKASERRYITGEKLHQIMMEARMASRPKLTLFNALLESQARSGSSTTIIQDPTSKNLTYRQLLQQILGIGLIIEKLTEPKERVGVLLPNAVISVSVIFGLSLKNRIPAMLNYTAGEKGLNCAVKAACVKTIITSRKFLDKGKLDHLLDEIDGVKWYFLEDFKNSLSITDKLSVLTYQFMPRFLKRSHNYEDEALVLFTSGSEGNPKGVVHSHGSLLANVEQIRSVIDPMPTDRFMSTLPLFHAFGLTAGLLLPLYSGSKTFLYPNPLHYKAVPEVVYDQNCTVLFGTPTFLANYARYAHPYDFMRLRYVVAGAERLSDATRELWKSKFGIRILEGYGVTECAPVVSLNVPMAYKAGSVGRALPGIHTKIIPVPGIESGGRLQLQGPNVMKGYLLVDHPGKLVSVSATDNDGKAIKGWYDTGDIVDIDNDGFITIKGRLKRFAKIAGEMVSLESVETLAKMVDADAMHGATIKADGSKGEAIVLFTTSENMSRDKLNQAAQSLGIPALAVPRDIRIIKQLPLLGTGKIDFITLRKMADES from the coding sequence ATGGTCTTAAAGATTATAAAAATTATATTAAAAGTTCTATTCCATGTTCGTATCAAAGGTAATCTTAACAATTTTAATCAAGATAAGCTGATTATTACTTCCAACCATGTTTCTTTTCTTGACGGTGTTTTATTAGGTGTCTTTTTACCCGTTAAACCTGTTTTTGCCATCTACTCAGGCTATATTGATCATTGGGTGGTAAACATCGCCAAACGTTATGTTGATTTTGTGCCGATGGATCCAACAAATCCAATGGCGATTAAACGATTAGTTAGAGAAGTCAATAAAGGTCGATCTATTGTGATTTTCCCTGAGGGGCGAATTACTATTACGGGTTCATTAATGAAGATTTATGATGGTACCGCATTTGTTGCAGCAAAATCTCAAGCGACTATTGTGCCAATTTGGATCGAGGGTGCCGAATTCACGACGACTAGCCGTTTAAAAGGAATCTTTAAGCGACGATTATTTCCAACTATTACCATTCATGTACTTGAGCCAACCTCTATTGCGATGCCAAATGCCAAAAAGGCTAGTGAAAGACGTTATATTACAGGTGAAAAACTCCATCAAATAATGATGGAAGCAAGAATGGCAAGTCGTCCTAAATTGACTTTATTCAACGCATTATTAGAGTCGCAAGCTCGTTCAGGATCGAGTACCACGATCATTCAAGATCCAACTAGTAAGAATTTAACTTATCGCCAATTATTACAGCAAATTCTAGGCATTGGTTTGATTATTGAAAAATTGACGGAACCAAAGGAACGTGTTGGTGTGCTATTACCTAATGCTGTCATTAGTGTCTCAGTTATTTTTGGGTTGTCGTTAAAAAACCGAATTCCCGCGATGTTAAATTATACTGCTGGTGAAAAAGGTTTGAATTGTGCGGTCAAAGCGGCTTGTGTTAAAACAATCATTACCTCAAGAAAGTTTTTGGATAAAGGTAAATTAGACCATTTATTGGATGAAATAGATGGAGTTAAATGGTATTTCTTAGAAGATTTTAAAAATAGTTTGTCGATTACCGATAAACTATCGGTTCTTACCTATCAGTTTATGCCGCGTTTTTTAAAACGTAGTCACAATTATGAAGATGAAGCATTAGTCTTATTTACTTCTGGTTCAGAGGGGAATCCTAAAGGGGTCGTTCATTCTCATGGGAGTTTGTTAGCTAACGTTGAACAGATTCGTAGTGTTATTGATCCTATGCCAACCGATCGATTTATGTCAACACTACCACTATTCCATGCTTTTGGTCTTACTGCTGGCTTATTGTTACCTCTTTATTCTGGTAGTAAAACCTTTTTATATCCAAATCCTCTGCATTACAAAGCCGTCCCTGAAGTTGTCTACGATCAAAATTGTACGGTACTATTTGGAACACCAACATTCTTAGCCAACTATGCACGCTACGCTCATCCTTATGATTTTATGCGTTTACGTTATGTTGTTGCAGGAGCTGAACGATTATCTGATGCAACTCGTGAATTATGGAAAAGTAAGTTTGGTATTCGTATTTTAGAGGGGTATGGTGTTACTGAATGTGCGCCGGTTGTTTCATTAAATGTACCGATGGCTTATAAAGCTGGTTCGGTTGGCCGAGCTTTACCTGGAATACATACCAAAATTATCCCTGTCCCTGGTATTGAAAGTGGCGGTCGTTTACAGTTACAAGGGCCGAATGTAATGAAAGGCTATCTATTAGTTGATCATCCAGGTAAATTAGTCTCTGTTAGTGCAACCGATAATGATGGTAAAGCGATTAAAGGCTGGTATGATACTGGCGATATTGTGGACATTGATAACGATGGGTTTATTACTATCAAAGGTCGACTAAAACGTTTTGCTAAAATAGCTGGTGAAATGGTTTCTCTTGAAAGTGTTGAAACATTAGCGAAGATGGTTGATGCCGATGCAATGCATGGTGCGACGATTAAAGCTGATGGAAGTAAAGGGGAAGCAATAGTTTTATTTACCACTTCTGAAAATATGTCACGCGATAAGCTTAATCAAGCTGCACAGTCATTAGGTATTCCTGCCTTAGCTGTTCCTCGAGATATTCGTATTATTAAACAGTTACCATTACTCGGTACAGGTAAAATTGATTTTATTACCTTAAGAAAAATGGCAGACGAAAGTTAA
- the rpsO gene encoding 30S ribosomal protein S15, protein MSLSTEDKAKLVAEYGRGTNDTGSTEVQVALLTARINDLQGHFSEHKKDHHSRRGLLRMVSSRRKLLDYLKQSDVDRYNQLIQKLGLRR, encoded by the coding sequence ATGTCTCTAAGTACAGAAGATAAAGCTAAGCTTGTTGCTGAATATGGTCGTGGAACAAATGATACTGGTTCTACTGAAGTTCAAGTTGCATTATTAACGGCTCGTATTAATGATTTGCAAGGTCACTTTTCTGAACATAAAAAAGATCACCATAGCCGTCGTGGTTTATTACGTATGGTTTCTAGCCGTCGTAAATTACTCGATTATTTAAAACAAAGTGATGTTGATCGTTATAACCAATTAATCCAAAAATTAGGCTTACGTCGCTAA